A genomic segment from Tachysurus fulvidraco isolate hzauxx_2018 chromosome 21, HZAU_PFXX_2.0, whole genome shotgun sequence encodes:
- the mtmr1b gene encoding myotubularin-related protein 1b isoform X2, whose translation MDTNPLNTEQNDREAAAAAAATNSGRNLRGSGSTGSSTETLDSPTGAHVEWCKQLFAATMSSQNPGAVTSEARDYKALRDGNKQAMLEEAPRVPGETIKAIEKNVMYICPFSGAVSGTLTITDYKLYFKSLTRNPPFVLDVNLGAISRLETIGVQSHGENTQALEIVCKDLRNLRFAYKKQGQSKLEIFETLSKYAFPHSHDLPLFAFKYLEKFPEDGWKVYDPVAEYKRQGLPNESWFISKINCNYELCETYPALLVLPSSINEDELRRVAVFRAKRRVPVLSWIHPESQAAIVRCGQPQVGPLDRRCKEDERYLQTILDANAQSHKLCIFDARQSSVAITNKAKDGGYENESFYPNVELNFLEIPNMHVIRESLRKLKEVVYPSFDEQRWFSSVDATHWLEYLRLLLAGAVRIADRIESGKSSVVVHCSDGWDRTAQLTSLAMLMLDSYYRSLRGFQVLLEKEWLSLGHRFTSRVGHGDENHANSERSPLFLQFIDCVWQMTRQFPSAFEFNELFLITILDHLYSCLFGTFLYNSEQERTSKGVFTKTVSLWSYMNSQAEDFTNPLYLNYEHHVLYPMASLRHLELWLSYYVRWNPRMMPQVPIHQHLKELLVMKTELQRRVKELQREASSSPSLSSSSELGGTVMQTTV comes from the exons ATGGACACGAACCCACTGAATACTGAACAAAACGACAGAGaagcggcggcggcggcggcggccaCAAACTCAGGCAGAAACCTCCGGGGTTCAGGCAGTACCGGTTCCAGCACGGAGACTTTAGACAG TCCTACAGGTGCTCACGTTGAATGGTGTAAACAGCTATTTGCAGCCACAATGTCAAGTCAAAATCCTGGTGCCGTGACCTCAGAGGCTCGAGACTATAAG GCACTGAGGGATGGCAATAAACAAGCAATGCTGGAAGAGGCTCCACGTGTACCTGGAGAGACCATCAAAGCTATAG aaaaaaatgttatgtaCATTTGTCCTTTCTCTGGAGCTGTGAGTGGCACATTGACCATCACAGACTACAAGCTTTACTTCAAGAGTCTCACTCGA AATCCTCCTTTTGTATTGGATGTAAACCTGGGAGCTATAAGCCGCTTGGAGACTATCGGGGTGCAAAGCCACGGAGAGAACACTCAAGCCCTAGAGATAGTCTGCAAA GACTTGAGGAACTTAAGATTTGCCTATAAAAAGCAAGGACAGAGCAAGTTGGAAATCTTTGAAACATTATCCAAGTATGCATTCCCTCACTCCCATGACTTG CCTCTCTTTGCATTCAAATACCTTGAGAAGTTTCcagaagatggatggaaggTTTATGATCCTGTCGCTGAATACAAAAGACAG GGTCTGCCCAATGAGAGCTGGTTTATCAGTAAGATTAACTGCAATTACGAGCTGTGTGAGACATACCCAGCCCTGCTTGTTCTGCCCTCTAGCATTAATGAGGATGAGCTCAGGAGAGTCGCTGTCTTCAGGGCCAAACGCCGCGTTCCT GTACTCTCATGGATTCACCCGGAGAGTCAGGCAGCCATAGTGCGGTGCGGTCAGCCTCAGGTGGGCCCTTTAGACCGTCGATGTAAGGAAGATGAACGATACCTCCAGACCATCCTTGATGCCAATGCCCAATCACACAAACTCTGCATCTTTGATGCCCGTCAAAGCAGTGTGGCCATCACAAACAAA gccaAAGATGGTGGCTATGAGAATGAGAGTTTCTATCCCAATGTAGAATTGAACTTCCTGGAGATTCCTAACATGCACGTCATAAGAGAGTCCTTGCGCAAACTGAAGGAGGTGGTGTATCCTTCCTTTGACGAGCAGCGTTGGTTCTCTTCTGTGGATGCCACACATTGGCTTGAGTACCTCAGG CTGTTGCTTGCTGGTGCAGTGCGGATAGCTGATAGAATCGAGTCAGGGAAGAGTTCAGTGGTGGTGCACTGCAGTGACGGCTGGGACCGCACAGCTCAGCTCACTTCTCTGGCCATGCTGATGCTGGATTCGTATTACCGCTCACTGAGGGGCTTCCAGGTCCTGCTGGAGAAGGAGTGGCTCAGTTTAGGACACCGTTTCACCTCA CGTGTAGGACATGGTGATGAGAATCATGCCAACTCAGAGCGTTCCCCTCTGTTTTTGCAGTTCATAGACTGTGTTTGGCAAATGACCAGACAG TTTCCCTCAGCATTTGAGTTCAATGAGCTTTTCCTCATTACTATATTAGATCATCTCTACAGCTGCCTCTTTGGGACCTTCCTCTACAACAGCGAGCAGGAGCGAACCTCAAAG gGGGTGTTTACTAAGACTGTGTCACTGTGGTCATACATGAACAGTCAGGCTGAGGACTTTACCAACCCACTTTATCTAAATTATGAACATCATGTTTTGTACCCGATGGCCAGTCTCAGGCACCTGGAACTCTGGTTGAGCTACTATGTACGCTGGAACCCTCGAATGATGCCTCAG GTGCCTATTCACCAGCATCTAAAAGAACTGCTAGTTATGAAGACAGAGCTGCAGAGAAGAGTGAAGGAGCTCCAGAGAGAAGCCTCTTCATCTCCATCACTCTCCTCATCTTCAGAGCTTGGGGGAACAGTTATGCAAACCActgtctga
- the mtmr1b gene encoding myotubularin-related protein 1b isoform X1, producing MDTNPLNTEQNDREAAAAAAATNSGRNLRGSGSTGSSTETLDSPTGAHVEWCKQLFAATMSSQNPGAVTSEARDYKDYNDGILLDSDAQHKDFCLALRDGNKQAMLEEAPRVPGETIKAIEKNVMYICPFSGAVSGTLTITDYKLYFKSLTRNPPFVLDVNLGAISRLETIGVQSHGENTQALEIVCKDLRNLRFAYKKQGQSKLEIFETLSKYAFPHSHDLPLFAFKYLEKFPEDGWKVYDPVAEYKRQGLPNESWFISKINCNYELCETYPALLVLPSSINEDELRRVAVFRAKRRVPVLSWIHPESQAAIVRCGQPQVGPLDRRCKEDERYLQTILDANAQSHKLCIFDARQSSVAITNKAKDGGYENESFYPNVELNFLEIPNMHVIRESLRKLKEVVYPSFDEQRWFSSVDATHWLEYLRLLLAGAVRIADRIESGKSSVVVHCSDGWDRTAQLTSLAMLMLDSYYRSLRGFQVLLEKEWLSLGHRFTSRVGHGDENHANSERSPLFLQFIDCVWQMTRQFPSAFEFNELFLITILDHLYSCLFGTFLYNSEQERTSKGVFTKTVSLWSYMNSQAEDFTNPLYLNYEHHVLYPMASLRHLELWLSYYVRWNPRMMPQVPIHQHLKELLVMKTELQRRVKELQREASSSPSLSSSSELGGTVMQTTV from the exons ATGGACACGAACCCACTGAATACTGAACAAAACGACAGAGaagcggcggcggcggcggcggccaCAAACTCAGGCAGAAACCTCCGGGGTTCAGGCAGTACCGGTTCCAGCACGGAGACTTTAGACAG TCCTACAGGTGCTCACGTTGAATGGTGTAAACAGCTATTTGCAGCCACAATGTCAAGTCAAAATCCTGGTGCCGTGACCTCAGAGGCTCGAGACTATAAG GATTATAATGATGGAATTCTCTTGGACAGCGATGCCCAGCATAAAGACTTCTGCTTG GCACTGAGGGATGGCAATAAACAAGCAATGCTGGAAGAGGCTCCACGTGTACCTGGAGAGACCATCAAAGCTATAG aaaaaaatgttatgtaCATTTGTCCTTTCTCTGGAGCTGTGAGTGGCACATTGACCATCACAGACTACAAGCTTTACTTCAAGAGTCTCACTCGA AATCCTCCTTTTGTATTGGATGTAAACCTGGGAGCTATAAGCCGCTTGGAGACTATCGGGGTGCAAAGCCACGGAGAGAACACTCAAGCCCTAGAGATAGTCTGCAAA GACTTGAGGAACTTAAGATTTGCCTATAAAAAGCAAGGACAGAGCAAGTTGGAAATCTTTGAAACATTATCCAAGTATGCATTCCCTCACTCCCATGACTTG CCTCTCTTTGCATTCAAATACCTTGAGAAGTTTCcagaagatggatggaaggTTTATGATCCTGTCGCTGAATACAAAAGACAG GGTCTGCCCAATGAGAGCTGGTTTATCAGTAAGATTAACTGCAATTACGAGCTGTGTGAGACATACCCAGCCCTGCTTGTTCTGCCCTCTAGCATTAATGAGGATGAGCTCAGGAGAGTCGCTGTCTTCAGGGCCAAACGCCGCGTTCCT GTACTCTCATGGATTCACCCGGAGAGTCAGGCAGCCATAGTGCGGTGCGGTCAGCCTCAGGTGGGCCCTTTAGACCGTCGATGTAAGGAAGATGAACGATACCTCCAGACCATCCTTGATGCCAATGCCCAATCACACAAACTCTGCATCTTTGATGCCCGTCAAAGCAGTGTGGCCATCACAAACAAA gccaAAGATGGTGGCTATGAGAATGAGAGTTTCTATCCCAATGTAGAATTGAACTTCCTGGAGATTCCTAACATGCACGTCATAAGAGAGTCCTTGCGCAAACTGAAGGAGGTGGTGTATCCTTCCTTTGACGAGCAGCGTTGGTTCTCTTCTGTGGATGCCACACATTGGCTTGAGTACCTCAGG CTGTTGCTTGCTGGTGCAGTGCGGATAGCTGATAGAATCGAGTCAGGGAAGAGTTCAGTGGTGGTGCACTGCAGTGACGGCTGGGACCGCACAGCTCAGCTCACTTCTCTGGCCATGCTGATGCTGGATTCGTATTACCGCTCACTGAGGGGCTTCCAGGTCCTGCTGGAGAAGGAGTGGCTCAGTTTAGGACACCGTTTCACCTCA CGTGTAGGACATGGTGATGAGAATCATGCCAACTCAGAGCGTTCCCCTCTGTTTTTGCAGTTCATAGACTGTGTTTGGCAAATGACCAGACAG TTTCCCTCAGCATTTGAGTTCAATGAGCTTTTCCTCATTACTATATTAGATCATCTCTACAGCTGCCTCTTTGGGACCTTCCTCTACAACAGCGAGCAGGAGCGAACCTCAAAG gGGGTGTTTACTAAGACTGTGTCACTGTGGTCATACATGAACAGTCAGGCTGAGGACTTTACCAACCCACTTTATCTAAATTATGAACATCATGTTTTGTACCCGATGGCCAGTCTCAGGCACCTGGAACTCTGGTTGAGCTACTATGTACGCTGGAACCCTCGAATGATGCCTCAG GTGCCTATTCACCAGCATCTAAAAGAACTGCTAGTTATGAAGACAGAGCTGCAGAGAAGAGTGAAGGAGCTCCAGAGAGAAGCCTCTTCATCTCCATCACTCTCCTCATCTTCAGAGCTTGGGGGAACAGTTATGCAAACCActgtctga
- the hmgb3b gene encoding high mobility group protein B3b → MAKGDPAKPKGKMSAYAYFVKTCREEHNKKNPGVSVNFSEFSKKCSERWKVMSPKEKTKFEEMAKQDKVRYDQEMMNYNPGKRGRKMKKDPGAPRRPPSGFFLFCSEHRPGIKAQNPSLGIGDVAKKLGEMWNNLSDSEKQPFLSKANKLKDKYQKDMADYKSKGKMGGGMSASKAKSRDDDDDDDDEEEEEEEDDDDDEDGD, encoded by the exons ATGGCAAAAGGTGACCCAGCAAAGCCAAAGGGCAAAATGTCTGCTTATGCATATTTTGTGAAGACCTGTCGTGAGGAACACAACAAGAAGAACCCTGGGGTTTCTGTGAATTTTTCAGAATTCTCCAAGAAGTGTTCAGAGAGATGGAAA GTTATGTCTCCAAAAGAGAAGACCAAGTTTGAGGAGATGGCCAAGCAGGATAAGGTACGCTATGACCAAGAAATGATGAACTACAATCCAGGCAAAAGGGGCAGAAAGATGAAGAAGGACCCTGGTGCACCAAGAAGGCCACC GTCGGGATTTTTCCTGTTCTGCTCTGAACACAGGCCCGGTATCAAAGCTCAGAATCCGAGCCTGGGCATTGGCGATGTGGCAAAGAAACTTGGAGAGATGTGGAACAATCTATCGGATTCTGAGAAGCAACCTTTCCTTTCAAAAGCCAATAAGCTCAAGGACAAATACCAGAAG GACATGGCAGACTACAAGAGCAAGGGGAAAATGGGTGGAGGGATGTCTGCAAGCAAAGCAAAATccagggatgatgatgatgacgatgatgatgaggaggaggaggaggaggaagatgatgacgatgatgaagaTGGTGATTAA